TGTTCGAAGACGGAAGTCTAGGATTCAGTTTTTGGATCAAGGGAGAAGCCCCTGCCGACACCGGGTTCACTATCTTTTCATCTACACCCTCCGTCAACGGAGGCTTTGAAATCAGGCAATGTTCAAAGGACCCCGCCACCATCTGCACAAGAATCTATAGTGGACTTGAATCCGCATCCACCGACACGACCCTCTACGGAAGCGCCAAAATTCTCGATGGTTCCTGGCACCACTACTTTGTCGTTTTTGTGCAAAAGCACCTGACCATTGCCGTTGACGGGAAAACCATCCGCAACACCGATATCAAAATTAGCGACGATTTTTCTGAATCGCAGTTCAACATTGATATCGGAGGGAAAAACGCCTTCAATGGAGAAATCGACGAAATCTTCCTCACGTCTTTCGACGATTCCATCCGGGCCAAAGGCGACACCACCTGGCAGCAACTGCAAAGCTGGCTCAGCGTTTTTTACGGGTTGCAAAAAGAACCCGCCATCCTAGACTAGAATCTGTTTATTCCTGATTCTTTGTGATTGTCGCCGCACTCTTGCGGCGATATCTTTGTATATTTTCCTTTATGAAACGTCTCGTTCACGACAAAAGCAAATGCCTGCAGTGCGCCGGCTGTGTGGGCTTGTGCCCGCAAATGGCACTCGACATGTACAATCTGGACTTGCAGATTGACCAGGGGAAATGCATCCGCTGTGGCTTGTGCACCAGGGCATGCCCCGTAGGCGCCCTCACCATCAGGGAGGTGGACGATGCTCAGTAACCATTACGACGTGATTGTGATTGGTGCGGGGCCAGGAGGCTCCGTGGCGGCTCGCAACCTGGCCCGTTTTGGCCACAAGGTGTTGCTCATCGAAAAACGCGAACGCATTGGCTATCCCGTGCGCTGCGGAGAGGCGAGCACCAACCTCGAGGATTTGCAAACCTACGGTCCTGTGGACGAAGACTGCATCGAGTCAATTATCAACGGGCTTTTCATTTACGGACCCGACGGCGTGAACATCGAAGTTCCCAAGCCGAATACGGGCATTATGCTCAACCGCCTCAAGTTTGACCCCTGCCTTGCCAAGCTTGCCGAGAACGACGGCGCCGAACTGGTGACGCTCGCCCGGGCAACGTACGTTTCGGATGTCGAGAACGGCGTGCGCAAAATGCGCATCGCCTGTGGGCAGGGCGCAGGGGAACGCATCGAAGAAGTCACCGCCAAAATGGTCATTGCCGCCGACGGCGTCGAGAGCCTTGTCGGTCGCATGGTCGGTTTAAAATGCGGCCAGCTACCGGGCAGCACCTGCACCGGCGTCGACATCGAGGTCCAGGGGCTTTTGACCAAGCCCGACTACCTCACCTTTTGGCAGGGCCACGACTTTATCAACGACGGTTACATCTGGAGCTTCCCCAAGCAAAAGAGCAACGTCACGAACTTTGGCGCAGGCTTTTTGGTGCCCAAGGCGGGCCAGCCGAACATCCTCGACGTGACGATGGAATGGCTGAACAAGCTTTACCCGGGGGCAAAAATCAACCACGTGGTCGGAGGGCTCGTGCCTGTATCGAGCACGCTCAAGAGCTACACGCTCGACCGCTTTGCCCTCGTCGGCGACGCCGCCCACCACACGAACCCGCTCACCGGGGGCGGCATCGCGGCCGCCATGCGGGCCGGACGGTTCTGCGCGCAGACCGTCCACGAGGGCCTCACCACGGGCAGCGGCGACGCAGGCAACCTCACCGCCAAGTACCTCAAGACCTACGAAAAGCGCTGTTACAACTACTTTGGCAAAACGCACGACTTTGAGTTCAAGTTCCGCAGGTTCCTTTTGGCACTAAACAAGCAGGAACAGGTCGGGCTCTACAAGGTCCTGCAGGGATTCGCCCTGAGCGGGTACAAAAAGAGCGCCTTCCTCAAAACTCCCATGCAGACCGCCAAATACCTTTACAAGTTCTGGAAGTTCAAATAAGCCGTTTTCGGCGGCATCCCGTGCCCCAAGTGAACGATCAGGCATCGAACGACAGCTCGTCAACCTTAGTTTGAGCCAGCACGCGGTTATAAACGATCCGCTTGCCCTTGACACCGTCAGTCGCACAAGTCACGCCTTTGGGCGGTTTTAAAAGGCTCGCCACCAAATGGGCGGCAACAGTCTCGGCATGGACTGGGCGTATGTGCGCCGGGATCCATTCGGGATGACGCCCCAATGTTTTTTGCAAAAGGTCTTCGCCAAAGCGTTTGTCCTTGTGCTTGCCGAGCAAAAGCGACGGGCGCACCAACGTAAGGCACTCGAAGCCCATCATCGTGAGCCCCTCCTCTAGCATACCTTTGAGACGATTGTAGAAGAACGGCGAATGCGAATTCGCGCCCTGGGCGCTTACACACTCAAAGTGCGGCACGCCCGCACGTTTCGCGATGGCGGCAAGCGTGAGCGGCAGCCTTAAATCGATTTTTTCTTGTGCAGGTTTGCTTCCCGCCTGCTTAATGGTAGTCCCTAGGCAACAGATGACAGCGTCGCAGCCAGCAAAGCCCGACCGTACACTTTCGTTATTATTAATTTGTTCAAAGTCAACTGCATCAAACGTGATTTTAGAAGACCCCTCGATAATTCCCAGGTCCATAAATGCAGGAGCCTTCCGTACGGGGCAATAAACAGAAACAACCTGGTCCAGCCGGGCCAGGAGTTTTAAAACGTTCTTGCCCACCAAACCGGTGGATCCCAAAAGAGCGACTTTCATGAAACCGGATTATTCTTCCATGGGGACGTAGACCATCCAGCCCACGTCGTAGCTGCGTACCGGCAACAAAATGTATTCGTTGGCGGGGTTCACGATAACGGCAATGCCCGTCATATAGTTGACCCAACGGCCGCTCACCGAGAAGTTCACGTCAACTTGCCTGTTGGAGGCGTAAACCACCAGAGGTTCAATCAGCACGTCGTGGGTCGCCAAGAAGCTCACGCGCTTCCAGCTGCCCATATTCGCCAGCACTACTTCGTTCACAAACTGGGCTCCCCTCTCAAAGAGGTCGTAGAAGAGGCCGTCGGCCAACCTCGCCACATAGGCGTTGGAGATTTTCAACCCGTACGCCCACTGGGAAATGTTCTTCCAGGAACCGCCACGGCTCTTGATGACAGCGTCAAGGGAGTCCGTGGTTACACGGAAAAAGTAGTCGCCGTTAATACCGTTCCAGGTCACGACCTCGGCAGACTCGCCGCGGCCAATGGCAATGTTGTTGCAAGTCTCGCGCGTGCGAATAAAATCGGTGGATGCATAGTAGAACGCTTCCCCCGGACCAATCCTCTGTCCCAAGGCCTGGGCTTGAGCCACGCCGTCCTCGGTCAGCAGGGATTCCTGCCCTTCACTTTTCTGACGTTCGGCATGGCGAATCACAAACACAATCTTGTGGTCGTCGGGCACAGCCTTGTACACTTCGCTAATTTCGTAGAACCCATTGGAATCGGGGGTCGCCGTAATGGTGAATGCCCCCGGTGTAAAACCACCGACCTCCACCGGAGTGGACGAACTCTGATCCACGGGCGTCGTGACGCTAGACGAACTGCCCTCGACCGAGGTCGTTTGCGCATCGCTGGACGTGGCAGGGACATCGGGGACCGTAGCCGCCGAAGACAAGATGGCCGAAGACGGCGTTTCGGCAACGGGAGCGTCCGTTCCCGACGAAGAATCCTCGCTACAGCCAATGAGCAGGCCCACAATCGAAAAACCCAGTAAACCAAATTTTTTTAGCATCGTTTTGCCCTATGTTGGAGTTCATTCTTCAAATTAACTTTTTATACGTGAATTCCCTATAGATGTTTAGCCAAAGAGGGTAAAAATTTCTAAACTTGCTCATGAAATTTTAACCTTAACGTAGGTGTATCATGGCAAAAGCAATCAAGAAAGCAGAAGAAGTCGAAGTGCTCGGCACCGACGCGGAATCGTTCCGCAAGGCGTTTACCGACCACATCCACCACACGCTCGCCCGTAACAAGGTGACCGTGACCGACCACGAGAAGTTCCTCGCGGTCGCATACGCCGTCCGCGACCGTCTCGTGGACCGCTGGATCAAGACCCAGGAGACCTACTACAAGCAGGACGTGAAGCGCGTCTACTACCTCTCCCTCGAATTCTTGATTGGCCGCACGCTCGGCAACTCCGTGCTGAACCTCGACGTCGAAAGCGCCGTCACCGAAGCGCTCGACGAAATCGGCATGACCCTCGAAGAACTCCGCGAACAGGAAGTTGACGCTGGTCTCGGTAACGGTGGCCTCGGCCGCCTCGCCGCCTGCTTCCTCGACTCCATGGCAACTCTCGAACTCCCGGCCACCGGCATGGGCATCCGCTACGAATACGGCATGTTCAGCCAGAAGATCGTGAACGGCGAGCAGGAAGAACAGCCGGATAACTGGCTGCGCCTCCCGAACCCCTGGGAAATCGCCCGCCCGGCCAACGCCATCAAGGTGCCGTTCTACGGCTACGTGGTGAGCTGGATGGACGACAACGGCAAGCTCCGCAACCGCTGGGAAACAAAGGACTACGTGCTCGCCCTCCCGTACGACACCCCGATTCCGGGCTACAAGAACAACACCGTGAACAACCTGCGCCTCTGGAGCGCGAAGTCCACCGACGACTTCGGCCTCAGCTACTTCAACAACGGCGACTACATTGCCGCCGTGCAGGACATGGAACTCTCCGAGACCATCTCCAAGGTGCTGTACCCGAACGACTCCTCCATGAACGGTAAGGAACTGCGCCTCAAGCAGCAGTACTTCCTGTGCTCCGCCTCCCTGCAGGATATCATCAAGCGCTTCAAGAAGCTCCATGACGGCGATTGGAAGAAGTTCCCCGAGAAGGTCGCCATCCAGCTGAATGATACGCACCCGGCAATCTCCATCGCCGAAATGATGCGCATCCTCCTCGACATCGAGAACATGGAATGGGACGAAGCCTGGGACATCGTCACCAAGACGTTCGCCTACACGAACCACACCCTGATGCCGGAAGCCCTCGAGAAGTGGCCCGTCAGCCTCTTCGAGAAGCTCCTCCCGCGTCACCTCCAGATCATTTACGAAATCAACGCACGCTTCCTGCGCATGGTCAGCATGAAGTGGCCCGGCGACAACGCCCGCCTCGCCCGCATGAGCCTCATCGAAGAAGGCAACTGCAAGATGGTCCGCATGGCCTACCTCTCCATCGTGGGTTCGTTCGCCGTGAACGGCGTGGCCGCTCTCCACTCCGACCTCCTGAAGACCACCCTCTTCAAGGACTTCTACGAACTGTGGCCTGAAAAGTTCAACAACAAGACGAACGGCGTGACGCCGCGTCGCTGGGTCCGCAAGGCCAACCCCGCCATGTCCGAGCTCATCACCAAGAAGATTGGTGACAGCTGGGTCAAGGACCTCGATGACTTGCGCAAGCTCGAAAAGTTCACTAAGGACGCCGCATTCCAGAAGGAATTCATGGCAGTCAAGAAGCAGAACAAGGAACGCCTCGCCAAGTACCTCAAGGCAACGCAGGGCGTCGATGTCGATACCGATACGTTCTTCGACGTGCAGGTGAAGCGCATCCACGAATACAAGCGCCAGCTGCTGAACATCCTCCACGCCATCCACCTGTACATCCAGGTGAAGGACGGCAAGGAAATCATGCCGCGCACCATCATGATCGGTGGTAAGTCCGCTCCGGGTTACTGGATGGCCAAGCAGATCATCCGCCTCGCGAACGCCGTGGCCGCCATCATCGACGCCGACCCGGTCTGCAAGGGCAAGCTCAAGATGGTGTTCCTCGAGAACTACCGCGTTTCCTTCGCCGAGAAGATTATCCCGGCGGCTGACCTCTCCGAACAGATTTCTACTGCGGGCACCGAAGCCTCGGGTACCGGCAACATGAAGTTCGCCCTCAACGGCGCACTCACCATCGGTACGCTCGATGGCGCCAACGTGGAAATGAAGGAAGAAGTCGGCGACGAGAACATCTTCATCTTCGGCCTCACCGTGGAAGAAGTCACCGACCTGCTCGCCAAGGGCTACCGTCCGCGCGACTTCTACGAGAAGGACGACGACCTGCGCCGCGTTATCGACCTCATCGGTTCCGGCTTCTTCAGCCCCGACCGTCCGGACCTGTTCAAGCACATTGCAGACAAACTCCTCACCCACGACCCGTACATGCTCTGCGCCGACTTCCGCAGCTACGTGGACATGCAGGCCAAGGTGGCGAAGGAATACCAGAACAAGAAGGCTTGGGCCGAAAAGGCAATCCTCAACGTGGCTCGCATGGGCAAGTTCAGTTCCGACCGTACCATCAAGCAGTACGCCGAAGAAATCTGGAACGCCAAGCCCTGCAGCATCAAGTTGTAATCGGCCACGCGACACGCCATTAAAAAGTCCCGCGAGAAATCGCGGGATTTTTTTACAGGGGCACATGCAAGTCAGTTGCCCGTCAAGGCCTCGTATTCATTCGCCTTACGTTTGAGCATCCCGCCGAGAGCGATATGGGTGGCCCCCAGCCCAATCAGGGGAACAGCGATTATCACTGATGACATTGCATCTTTTTGGGTAACGGCATAGGCTGTACCAAGAGTTACTAATAAACCACCCAAAGAAAAGCCCCATAAGGAAGCATTGTTATAGAGGCCAACCACACATTGGTTAAAATCCGAAATGTTTGTTTTTTCGCGACACTGGGCTTTTTTCTTAAGGCCTCTAAACATTTCGTCATTTAAAAGTTCAGTGTATGCCAGATTCACAGAACTTGAATCTTGTTCATATTCTTGTTCATATTTGAGCTTGATTTCGTCATAACGCTCCGTAAAAAATGCTTTTCGATTCTTATACTCTTCAAGTCGTTCTGGCAGCTTGCGTTGTGCTGACAACGAGGTCCATCCGGCCATAAACAAGGTCACGCCCCCTAAGATAAGTACAGGAGGAATCACTCCCGCACCAATGGCATAGCCAGCGCCACCAGCTCCCGCAATATCACTCAAAAAATAGATGCCATAACCAAGGCTGAGTCCGCCAAGGCCTATCCCCAAAATGCCCCACGATATATCTCCAACTTCAGCCTCCGTATCTTCAATTAGATTTTGATAGTGATCAATGCTATCCAAGAGAACAGCCGGGTCTACATCCTGAACTTCCAGTGAATCATTCTTTTGTGCAAAAGCATTCAACGAAAGCAAAAGGCAAAGTACAAGAAACAATTTGTTAACACGAGAATTCTGCATACCTTTTCACAAAATAAAAAAGTCAAATCTGCCAACTTTTTATACAAGGTTCCATTACTCGGCAGTACGGATTAACCGGCTGCGATTTTCACTGCATTGGCGGCGTTTTGCGCGGCGCGGCGGCCCCAGTCCTTGCAGGCGCCATGCAGCAGCCTCAAAAAGAACCGGTGTTCGTTATCGAGGGAGTCGGACACATGCTCGACTTCGCCGTTGCCCCTGTACTTGGCAAGGCTCACAATGTATTCGGCATCATCGAAACTCGCCGAAATCATGCGCACGTCCTTGTTGCTATTGCGGTTGACCTTGATGCAGGCCTCGACTCCGGCGTACTCGCCCGAGACCACCCGCAAAAAAGCCCAAGACTCGTCGTCACCGCTGTTCACAAAGTTCTCCAGCTGCACGTTCTCGTACTTGAACATCGTGAGGAACATGCTCAGGTCGTGGACCATCAAATCGAGGGCGACATTCACATCACGGCAACGTTCCGAATAGCCGTGCTCGCGGCGGAATTCCAGCTTCAGGTTGATTTTGCCGTCGGCATCGCGTTTCGCCATCTTGAGTTCCGCGACCATTTGCTTGCGGAAGTTCAAAAAAATGGGATTGAAGCACTCCGACTGCGCCACAAAGAGAGGGACCTCTTTGCTCAGGGCCAAGTCCACCAACTCCTGCGCCTCGGCGGCGGTCGTCGCGAGCGGTTTTTCGACGAACACGGGAATTCCGCGATTCAAAAAATCCTTCACATAGTTGTAATGGGTCGACGCAGGCGAAGCAATCACAACAAAGTCCGCATCCAAGGACTCAAGCGGCGATTTGACCGTACACTCCTTGGAATCGTAAATCGCAACAAATTCAACACCACAAGACTCAAACCGCGCACGGTGGCGCTTGCCCATAGTCCCATTGCCTATCAAAATCGCGTTGTACTTCTTCATCGGTAAAGTCGTTTTTCTACATCAATAATACAATCCACCGGCGCGTTTTTAAGGCAGCAGGCATATTTGTAGCCATCCTGGCAATCCAATTCGCGGAACAGGACCTCGGGCTTGGCGCCTTCGTGGTCCAACACAATACGGTCCCCGTCCATACGGAAACCAAATTTCTCGGGGCTCAGCACAAAACCGAGACCCGTCAATTTCATATAGCTTTCCTTGAGTGTCCAAATCCTGTAAAAGCCCTCGTTCTGGGCATCTTCGCCCTCCAGGCCCTTAATCCACTCGAACTCCTCCGGCGTATAAAACCGCTCGGCGAGTTTCAACTTGTTACCCCGCACCTTCTCCACGTCGCAACCCACCTCGTAGGTCGACATCACACACATGGCGCGCTCGTACGAATGCGAGAGGCTAAAGTGGATCTTGGAATACTTTTCAAAGTAAGGCTTGCCCGACTCGGTATAAAGGATATGCTCGTCGGCACCGACAATACCAAAATCCTCGCAGGCGCCCTTGAGCAAAAGGCCAACGCCCAAAGAGAGGCACTTGCCAGCCTCGTTCTTGATCCGGTCAATTTTTTGCCGGCGATACTCGGGAACAAACGAATACAAGCGGTCAAATGTCGCCTTGTGACTCAACGTCGAAACGTCCGCTATGTAAACACGCGTATTCAAAACCCAATCGCCTTGTTTTTCTCTATAAGATTTATATTTGAAGTTAGAAAAAAGGATGTTGTACAAGGTAAATTTATGGAAATAAAGAAGACCAACGCTGCCAGAATCCTTGACAGACAGAAGATTTCGTACGAATTAATACCCTATGTTGTAGACGAAAACGACCTGGGGGCACAACATGTAGCAGATTCCCTCGGCGAAGACATCAACCAGGTGTTCAAGACGATCCTTGTTCACGGCGACAAAATCGGTTACTTAATTTGCGTGGTCCCCGGGAATTTGGAAGTCGATTTGAAGGGCGCCGCCAAGGTCTCGGGCAACAAAAAAATCGAGACCGTCCCCCTCAAGGACCTGACCCCGCTCACGGGCTACATCCGCGGCGGTTGCAGCCCGCTGGGGCTCAAAAAAAACTTCCCCATCTTTATCCACGAAACCGCCCTGCAGTTCGACTATATTTACGTGAGCGCGGGCGAGCGCGGCCTGCAGCTGAAAATCGCCCCCGCCGACCTGGTGAAGGCGACCCGCGCGACCGTCGGGATCATCGCGAGAATCCACCCCGAGGAACCCTCGTAAGTCCAGGTAGATGGAGATGATTGTGAAATTACCGATTTTTGCCACAGCGCTGGCGACAACCTTCGGGCTCACAGCCCTTCTCGCCGCATGCTCCGACGACGCGTCGAGCGGGCCCGACAACAGCCCGCAGTTAGAGTCTACCAGTTGCTCGTCCGAGACTCCCGAGAGCTACTCCGAACAAGACCTCGCGAGCAGCTCCAGCGCCGAGCCTACAAGCAGTTCAACGGAGAACGTCGCGAGCAGCTCCAGCGCCGTGCCTGCAAGCAGTTCCGAAGACGCCTGCATTGGCGAAGAACTGGACCCCGCACCCATTTGGAATGACGAATTCAACTGCGACAGCCTTGACGAATCCAGCTGGAGCTACGAAATAGGCAACGGTGAATGGGGCTGGGGCAACAACGAAAAGCAGTATTACACCGACCGTCCCGAAAATATCTACGTCAAGGACGGCTACTTGCACATCCGCGCCCTCAAGGAGGCATACCAAGGGAGCGATTACACCTCGGCGCGCATCATCACCAAGCACAAAAAGAGTTTCACCTACGGAACCGTGGAAGCGCGAATCGCCCTCCCCAAGGGCAAAGGGATATGGCCCGCCTTCTGGATGCTGGGCGAGAACATCGACGAAGTCAGCTGGCCCAAGTGCGGCGAGATCGACATCATCGAGGCGGTGAACGAGGAAAGCGTCGTTTATGGCACACACCACTGGTATGCCGACGGCCAGGCCGATTACGGCAACAGCACCAAGGAGTACTACGGCACCCATTACGACCTCGACATCACCGAATTCCACAACTACAAAATGACCTGGGATTCCAAGATGATGACCATGTACGTGGACGACTTCAAGTACCAAGAAATCGCCATCGACGGCGACGGCGGCATCGAAGCGTTCCGCAAGCCGTTCTTCTTTGTTTTGAACGTCGCCGTAGGCGGTCAATGGCCCGGCTTTGACATCGACGATTCGCAATTCCCCAACGAAATGCTGGTCGATTATATCAGGGTGTACAAATAAACTAAACGAACTTTACCAGTTGATTTTTAGCTTTCCTGTTTAAAAAAGGTATTCATTCCTCGTAGATTTCCACCTGCTTGCCACGGAGCATGGCGCGCTCGCATATAGGCGTCAAAAAGTCGCTCTCGTATCCAAACCAGTAGGCGTGCCGGTCGGTGGCCATGGCAGCTAACTGGGCGCAGTAACGGGCGGTCTCGATGTTGTGATGCTTGCGCTTGAAGCACGAAACTACAAGAAGGCGGTTCTCGGCAAACGCCCGGTAGCAAACGTCTTGCGGATACTGGAACGGCAGGCGGCAACCGCGGATCCAAATGGCCATGCCGCCGTTGGCAAGCGTCACGTAAAGCAGGTGCAGCTCCGCCGCCGAGTGGAACGTGCCCACAATGCAGTGCCGGAGTCTTCCCTCTTCGGCAGCCCACGACTCCAACGAGAACCTATCCGGCGAAACAGTCCGCGAAGCGAACACGCTCACGCGCTTCATGGGCCCCGTCCAGAGCTTGACATTCCCTTCCCATTTCATCCCGACCATCTTTATCCTTTTCATGATTTCTCCTATGGTAAAAAATAAAAGGACCGCCCGCGCCTTCGCGCAAGCGATCCATAAATACGGTCGGCAGTGTTAAGTGCCTATGACGATAATATACAAAAATTTATCGCCAAGATTCTCGACCTGCACAGTGAATACATGCCAATGTTGTAAATGGTCATGCAAGAAATATAGTTATATTCCATATTATATTACCATTAAGAGAAAAAATATGAGCATTACATACAAAGACACTCACGATTTTTCTGAACAGGATTTAAAGGACTTATTTCTCTCTGTCGAATGGTCCTCGGGACATTTCCCCGACAAACTCGTCGTCGCGATGAAGAATTTCAAGACCGTCATCTCGGCCTGGGACGGAGGCAAGCTCATCGGCATGATCTGTGCGATGGACGATGGCATCATGAACGCCTACGTGCATTACCTGCTCGTGCGCCCCGAATATCAAGGCCAAAGCATCGGCAAAGT
This genomic window from Fibrobacter sp. UWP2 contains:
- a CDS encoding glycogen/starch/alpha-glucan phosphorylase, which produces MAKAIKKAEEVEVLGTDAESFRKAFTDHIHHTLARNKVTVTDHEKFLAVAYAVRDRLVDRWIKTQETYYKQDVKRVYYLSLEFLIGRTLGNSVLNLDVESAVTEALDEIGMTLEELREQEVDAGLGNGGLGRLAACFLDSMATLELPATGMGIRYEYGMFSQKIVNGEQEEQPDNWLRLPNPWEIARPANAIKVPFYGYVVSWMDDNGKLRNRWETKDYVLALPYDTPIPGYKNNTVNNLRLWSAKSTDDFGLSYFNNGDYIAAVQDMELSETISKVLYPNDSSMNGKELRLKQQYFLCSASLQDIIKRFKKLHDGDWKKFPEKVAIQLNDTHPAISIAEMMRILLDIENMEWDEAWDIVTKTFAYTNHTLMPEALEKWPVSLFEKLLPRHLQIIYEINARFLRMVSMKWPGDNARLARMSLIEEGNCKMVRMAYLSIVGSFAVNGVAALHSDLLKTTLFKDFYELWPEKFNNKTNGVTPRRWVRKANPAMSELITKKIGDSWVKDLDDLRKLEKFTKDAAFQKEFMAVKKQNKERLAKYLKATQGVDVDTDTFFDVQVKRIHEYKRQLLNILHAIHLYIQVKDGKEIMPRTIMIGGKSAPGYWMAKQIIRLANAVAAIIDADPVCKGKLKMVFLENYRVSFAEKIIPAADLSEQISTAGTEASGTGNMKFALNGALTIGTLDGANVEMKEEVGDENIFIFGLTVEEVTDLLAKGYRPRDFYEKDDDLRRVIDLIGSGFFSPDRPDLFKHIADKLLTHDPYMLCADFRSYVDMQAKVAKEYQNKKAWAEKAILNVARMGKFSSDRTIKQYAEEIWNAKPCSIKL
- a CDS encoding histidine phosphatase family protein → MLKKFGLLGFSIVGLLIGCSEDSSSGTDAPVAETPSSAILSSAATVPDVPATSSDAQTTSVEGSSSSVTTPVDQSSSTPVEVGGFTPGAFTITATPDSNGFYEISEVYKAVPDDHKIVFVIRHAERQKSEGQESLLTEDGVAQAQALGQRIGPGEAFYYASTDFIRTRETCNNIAIGRGESAEVVTWNGINGDYFFRVTTDSLDAVIKSRGGSWKNISQWAYGLKISNAYVARLADGLFYDLFERGAQFVNEVVLANMGSWKRVSFLATHDVLIEPLVVYASNRQVDVNFSVSGRWVNYMTGIAVIVNPANEYILLPVRSYDVGWMVYVPMEE
- a CDS encoding 4'-phosphopantetheinyl transferase superfamily protein, whose amino-acid sequence is MNTRVYIADVSTLSHKATFDRLYSFVPEYRRQKIDRIKNEAGKCLSLGVGLLLKGACEDFGIVGADEHILYTESGKPYFEKYSKIHFSLSHSYERAMCVMSTYEVGCDVEKVRGNKLKLAERFYTPEEFEWIKGLEGEDAQNEGFYRIWTLKESYMKLTGLGFVLSPEKFGFRMDGDRIVLDHEGAKPEVLFRELDCQDGYKYACCLKNAPVDCIIDVEKRLYR
- a CDS encoding NAD(P)/FAD-dependent oxidoreductase, encoding MLSNHYDVIVIGAGPGGSVAARNLARFGHKVLLIEKRERIGYPVRCGEASTNLEDLQTYGPVDEDCIESIINGLFIYGPDGVNIEVPKPNTGIMLNRLKFDPCLAKLAENDGAELVTLARATYVSDVENGVRKMRIACGQGAGERIEEVTAKMVIAADGVESLVGRMVGLKCGQLPGSTCTGVDIEVQGLLTKPDYLTFWQGHDFINDGYIWSFPKQKSNVTNFGAGFLVPKAGQPNILDVTMEWLNKLYPGAKINHVVGGLVPVSSTLKSYTLDRFALVGDAAHHTNPLTGGGIAAAMRAGRFCAQTVHEGLTTGSGDAGNLTAKYLKTYEKRCYNYFGKTHDFEFKFRRFLLALNKQEQVGLYKVLQGFALSGYKKSAFLKTPMQTAKYLYKFWKFK
- a CDS encoding NAD(P)H-binding protein, which codes for MKVALLGSTGLVGKNVLKLLARLDQVVSVYCPVRKAPAFMDLGIIEGSSKITFDAVDFEQINNNESVRSGFAGCDAVICCLGTTIKQAGSKPAQEKIDLRLPLTLAAIAKRAGVPHFECVSAQGANSHSPFFYNRLKGMLEEGLTMMGFECLTLVRPSLLLGKHKDKRFGEDLLQKTLGRHPEWIPAHIRPVHAETVAAHLVASLLKPPKGVTCATDGVKGKRIVYNRVLAQTKVDELSFDA
- the ybaK gene encoding Cys-tRNA(Pro) deacylase gives rise to the protein MEIKKTNAARILDRQKISYELIPYVVDENDLGAQHVADSLGEDINQVFKTILVHGDKIGYLICVVPGNLEVDLKGAAKVSGNKKIETVPLKDLTPLTGYIRGGCSPLGLKKNFPIFIHETALQFDYIYVSAGERGLQLKIAPADLVKATRATVGIIARIHPEEPS
- a CDS encoding 4Fe-4S binding protein, producing MKRLVHDKSKCLQCAGCVGLCPQMALDMYNLDLQIDQGKCIRCGLCTRACPVGALTIREVDDAQ
- a CDS encoding glycoside hydrolase family 16 protein; the encoded protein is MKLPIFATALATTFGLTALLAACSDDASSGPDNSPQLESTSCSSETPESYSEQDLASSSSAEPTSSSTENVASSSSAVPASSSEDACIGEELDPAPIWNDEFNCDSLDESSWSYEIGNGEWGWGNNEKQYYTDRPENIYVKDGYLHIRALKEAYQGSDYTSARIITKHKKSFTYGTVEARIALPKGKGIWPAFWMLGENIDEVSWPKCGEIDIIEAVNEESVVYGTHHWYADGQADYGNSTKEYYGTHYDLDITEFHNYKMTWDSKMMTMYVDDFKYQEIAIDGDGGIEAFRKPFFFVLNVAVGGQWPGFDIDDSQFPNEMLVDYIRVYK
- a CDS encoding Gfo/Idh/MocA family protein, with product MKKYNAILIGNGTMGKRHRARFESCGVEFVAIYDSKECTVKSPLESLDADFVVIASPASTHYNYVKDFLNRGIPVFVEKPLATTAAEAQELVDLALSKEVPLFVAQSECFNPIFLNFRKQMVAELKMAKRDADGKINLKLEFRREHGYSERCRDVNVALDLMVHDLSMFLTMFKYENVQLENFVNSGDDESWAFLRVVSGEYAGVEACIKVNRNSNKDVRMISASFDDAEYIVSLAKYRGNGEVEHVSDSLDNEHRFFLRLLHGACKDWGRRAAQNAANAVKIAAG
- a CDS encoding GNAT family N-acetyltransferase, producing the protein MSITYKDTHDFSEQDLKDLFLSVEWSSGHFPDKLVVAMKNFKTVISAWDGGKLIGMICAMDDGIMNAYVHYLLVRPEYQGQSIGKVLVDKVHEKYKDYLRIVVVAYNEELAFYEHCGFKKADDASPMFITSLWT